One window of the Salvia miltiorrhiza cultivar Shanhuang (shh) chromosome 6, IMPLAD_Smil_shh, whole genome shotgun sequence genome contains the following:
- the LOC130990428 gene encoding uncharacterized protein LOC130990428: MEITDVAEESTITFGSEDLRTLMYPHDDALLITADIASCIVHRVFVDSGSAVNILYLECLQNMGIEANIEPTNAPLFGFGGEMVMPIGFVELSLSLGWADASKTRGIRFLVVDMPKPSYNVILGRPALTAFRAVISTFHLKMKFPIGGGRVGEVWGDQKMSKECHVRMLTHSSGQKRERSAEGPDTRKKGKVGDVAAPAEERRELTELLNDRDNTEKSALISTSDVCNMIELFPGREGFQTKIGSSMNEQIREELICCLQRNADVFAFSTADLKGIDRGLAEHCLNLDTNVKPVKQRTRHFGAEKDAAIREQVHGLLDAGHITEVQYPEWISNAVMVAKKTNTWRMCVDYRDLNAACPKDHYPLPRIDQLVDSTSGCALLSMMDAYQGYHQVKMHKGDIAKTAFVVCCGVFGWRSMPFGLKNTGATYQRMMEKIFKEQLSKNISVYVDDMLVRSVRAEDHVSDLEEVFTVIRNHRLMLNPAKCTFGVTTGKFLGYKVTPAGIEVNTDKVKAIMDMTPPRGIKEVQTLNGRITALSRFISRSAERSLPFFKILRKGTKFQWTAECRTAFDDLKAYLAELPTLTKPVPGEILYLYIAVGEESISSVLIREEGNHQRPIYFVSRVIQGPELNYSEIEKATLAVMVTARKLRPYFLSHRVVVRTALPFRQVLGRPDLSGRMVKWAVELGEYDVEYEPRMAIKAQALADFIQETTRRPFAIKFTCKISNNEAEYEVVVRAAHILSELRAECVIIRTDSQLVAQQSSGGYHIKEDWMRAYHNKINEMKKKFMEFKIEQISREENTKADLLARVASAVEQTWSDEITLLCDTREMETSQVVVANTRDSGISYEKSSGQGSTGQPSLRMPESSFANVRLVSGMREKSMFREKPWE; encoded by the exons ATGGAGATTACAGATGTAGCAGAGGAGTCAACCATCACCTTCGGATCAGAGGATCTAAGAACGCTTATGTACCCCCACGACGATGCGCTGTTAATCACAGCCGACATAGCCAGTTGCATTGTCCATCGTGTTTTCGTAGATTCGGGCAGCGCAGTGAATATTCTATATCTGGAGTGTCTCCAGAACATGGGGATCGAAGCCAACATCGAGCCAACGAACGCTCCTTTATTCGGATTTGGGGGAGAAATGGTTATGCCAATAGGGTTTGTGGAGTTGTCGCTAAGTCTTGGCTGGGCGGATGCCAGCAAAACCAGGGGGATACGATTCTTGGTGGTGGATATGCCGAAACCATCCTACAATGTGATACTCGGACGTCCTGCTTTGACGGCATTCAGAGCAGTTATCTCGACGTTCCACttgaagatgaaattccccatTGGAgggggaagagtgggagaagtatgGGGTGATCAGAAAATGTCTAAAGAATGTCACGTGCGGATGCTCACACATTCGtcggggcagaaaagggaaaggtcAGCAGAGGGACCAGACACCCGGAAAAAAGGGAAGGTGGGCGATGTTGCTGCTCCGGCAGAGGAACGGCGAGAGCTGACAGAATTGCTAAATGATCGGGATAACACAGAGAAATCTGCCTTAATATCCACCAGTGATGTTTGCAATATGATTGAATTATTTCCAGGGCGAGAGGGATTTCAGACCAAAATCGGGTCCTCTATGAACGAACAGATCAGAGAGGAGCTAATCTGCTGCCTTCAgagaaatgcggatgtgtttgcCTTCAGCACAGCCGACTTAAAGGGTATCGACAGAGGGCTGGCAGAACATTGCCTCAATCTGGATACTAATGTTAAACCGGTGAAACAAAGAACAAGACACTTTGGGGCCGAGAAAGACGCCGCAATAAGAGAACAAGTACATGGGCTCCTTGACGCGGGCCATATCACGGAAGTACAATACCCGGAGTGGATTTCGAACGCCGTAATGGTggcaaagaaaacaaatacttggCGAATGTGCGTGGATTATAGGGACTTGAACGCTGCTTGTCCAAAGGACCattatcctttgccgaggattgATCAGCTCGTGGACTCTACCTCCGGTTGTGCGCTGCTATCAATGATGGATGCATATCAGGGTTATCACCAGGTTAAAATGCACAAAGGGGACATTGCTAAAACAGCTTTCGTCGTCTGCTGTGGGGTTTTTGGCTGGAGGAGCATGCCATTCGGACTGAAAAATACGGGGGCCACGTATCAaaggatgatggagaaaatattcaaagaacaacTTTCGAAGAACATATCAGTCTATGTGGACGACATGCTAGTGCGcagtgtcagagcagaggatcATGTCTCTGACTTGGAGGAAGTTTTTACGGTCATCAGAAATCACCGGCTCATGCTTAACCCGGCGAAatgcacttttggggtcactACGGGCAAATTCTTGGGATATAAAGTTACTCCTGCAGGAATCGAAGTTAACACGGATAAGGTCAAAGCCATCATGGATATGACACCTCCCAGAGGGATCAAGGAGGTACAGACTCTAaacgggcgtatcactgctctgagcaggttcatCTCACGATCAGCAGAACGGAGCTTGCCATTTTTCAAGATTCTGAGGAAGGGGACTAAGTTTCAATGGACAGCGGAATGCCGAACAGCCTTTGACGATCTCAAGGCTTACTTAGCAGAGCTcccaactctgaccaagccagtGCCCGGGGAAATATTATATCTATACATAGCAGTAGGGGAAGAATCGATCAGCTCAGTActtatcagagaagagggaaaTCATCAGAGACCAATTTACTTCGTCAGTAGGGTTATCCAAGGCCCCGAACTAAATTATTCAGAAATTGAAAAGGCTActctggcagtcatggtcacggcTCGGAAATTGAGGCCTTATTTTTTatcacatcgggtagtggtgcgAACTGCATTACCCTTCAGACAAGTGTTGGGGCGGCCGGATTTGTCAGGGAGGATGGTGAAGTGGGCTGTGGAATTAGGGGAATATGACGTGGAATATGAGCCAAGGATGGCTATCAAGGCGCAGGCCCTTGCGGACTTCATTCAGGAAACTACTCGCCGTCCT TTTGCCATCAAGTTTACTTGCAAAATATCCAACAACGAGGCTGAATATGAAGTCGTGGTCAGAGCGGCGCACATTTTGTCAGAGCTGCGAGCTGAGTGTGTCATCATCAGAACTGATTCACAGTTGGTGGCTCAACAATCCTCAGGGGGCTATCACATTAAAGAAGATTGGATGCGGGCATATCATAATAAGATCAatgaaatgaagaaaaaattcaTGGAGTTCAAAATCGAACAGATTTCCCGGGAGGAAAACACCAAGGCAGATTTATTGGCGCGAGTCGCCAGCGCAGTGGAACAGACGTGGAGCGACGAGATTACGCTGCTCTGTGACACCAGAGAAATGGAGACTTCGCAG gttgttgTAGCAAACACACGGGATTCAGGGATCTCATACGAAAAATCATCCGGGCAGGGTTCTACTGGCCAACCATCACTAAGGATGCCAGAGAGTTCGTTCGCAAATGTGAGGCTTGTCAGCGGCATGCGGGAAAAATCAATGTTCCGGGAGAAACCATGGGAGTAA